Genomic DNA from Thiosocius teredinicola:
TCAACATTATACGGATGCAGGGCACGAAGCGTTATGCCATGATTTGCGCTCGAATGAACATTAACCTGATCGCCTTCCCCGCCGCGGTGTTGTATTTCATTGGCGGCCTGAGTACCGGCCTGCGACTGTTCGGCGCCGAAGGCGCGTGGCGTCCGCCACGCGGCCTGGGCATCGGCCTGGGGTTTGCCGCGCTGCTGCTGCACGCCATCCTGCTGTACCAGGAGCTGTTCACCAGCGGCGGGCTCAACCTGAGCTTCTTCAACGCCGTATCGCTGGCGGCATGGACGGTGGCCGGCCTGCTGCTGGTCTCGGCACTGAGCAAGCCGGTCGAGAACCTGGCGATCGTCGCCCTGCCGATTGCCGCAATCACGGTGCTGCTCGATCTGCGTTTTCACGGCAATCACCTGCTCGGCGAGCACGTCGGCTGGGACCTGCGGGTGCACGTGCTGACCTCGATGCTGGCCTACAGCCTGCTGACGCTGGCCAGCGTGCAGGCCATTCTGCTCGCGGTGCAGGACAACCACCTGCGCCGCCACCACCCTGGCGGCTTCATCCGCGCACTGCCGCCGTTGCAGACCATGGAGTCACTGCTGTTCGAGATGATCAGCCTCGGCTTCGTGCTGCTCAGCGTCAGCCTGGTCACCGGCTTCGTCTACCTCGAAGACATGTTCGCCCAGCACCTGGTACACAAGACCGTACTGTCGATCGTCGCCTGGTTCGCCTTCGCCGTGTTGTTGTGGGGACGCTATCGTTTCGGCTGGCGCGGACGCACCGCGATCCGCTGGACACTGGTTGGCTTTGCCGTGCTGATGCTGGCGTATTTCGGCAGCAAGGCCGTCATCGAACTGATTCTGAAACGCTGACCTGCGATCGCAGGTAGAGACGTTGCAGGCGCGCTTAGCGCCCGGCTGCCTGGTAGGCGTTGTTCGCCTTGCGTGCCTTGTTGGATTGACTCAGCTCGACCGCGATCGCCTCGCGTGCCTCGATGCTGCGCTCCATCAGGCTCTTGTCCAGTTCCAGTATGGTACGCACCCGCTCAGCCACCAGTTCGTCGACCGGCGCGTGGGTGGCAAAGGCCTTTTCGAGCAGCGAGCGCCGCTCGGGCTCAAGTGCAATGACCTGATCCCAGTCACCCTGCTCGCCGGCCTGCGCCATACGCCGGCTCATCGCCAAGGCGTCGTCGAGAAGTTGGTGACGCGAAACGCTCATCGATCAGGTCGCCGCCTGATCGGCAGACAACTTACTGCCGCGCATCTGACGTACGTCTTCGGGCATCGCGTCCCATGCGCCTTTGATCTCGAGCAGCAGGTCGATGCTTTCGGCCAGCGGCTGCGGATCGTTCTGCACCGAGGCATCGACCAAGCGGCGGCTGATGTAGGTGTAGAGGTCGTCGAGATTGGCGGCGATCTCACCGCCGCTTTCCATGTCGAGGCTGCTACGCAGACCGTTGACGATCGACATGGCCCAGGTGATGTGGCGGCTCTTGCCTTCGAGATCCTTTCGCTCGATACAGCCTTTGGCGGTCGCAATCTTGTCGAGTGCGCCCTCCATCAGCATCTGTACAAGGCGGTGCGGGCTCGCGTACGCGACTTCAGACTCCGCAGCGACCTTGCCGTATTGTTCGATTCCTGAACGCTTCTTGCCGTAGCTCATTCGTGCTGTTTCCGGGATGGTTTGCCAACACCCTACCTAACGGCCGCGGACCGCGGAAATTGAGGGATTTCCGATCACAATCGGGCGCGAAACTTACGACGAGCCCGAAGACAGACTGGAGGTCAAGAAGTTACCGGTGGATTGTAAAGTACCGATTAAACTGTCGAGCGCGGCGTACTGCGATCGCAACGCCTGTTCCTTGAGGATCATGCGACCCTCGAGCGTGTCGACCCGGTTCTCCATGCTGCGAATCCGGTCGTTAAGACTGTCTACCCGCCCCTCGACCGGCCCGTCGCCATCGAGGTAGTAGTCCATCATCGACTCCATACGAAACGCAAAGCCCTGGTCGTCGTGGGCGAACAATTCGGCGACACCGGCAAAGTCGGCATTCAGCGCATCGTTGAAATCGTCGCTGTTGAATTCGAGCTCGCCGGTCTTGGCGTTGGTCGTGATACCCAGTTCCGACAGGCTGCCGAATGCCGTGGTCAATCCTGCCGGTGCCGTGTTGAGTACCGAGCGCATCGCGCGTGCCACGCCGGTCAGCACCGAGCTGCTCGACAGACCATCGCCGCGAATATCGCCGACCGTATTGATGACCTCGTTGTAGGCATCGACAAAGGCCTTGGCCGATGCCTCGATCGATTCCGTGTCGCGCTCGAGGGTGAGCGTGGATGAACCGATGCCTTTGAGTTCGAAGGTGATGCCGTCGATCGCGTCACTGACGTTGTTACTCGACGCGGTCAACGCGTATCCGTCAACGCTGAACGCGGCATCGAGCTCAGTCAGGTCCGTCAGGGTCGCGCCGAGCGCGTCCTTGTTGGCCGTGGCGAAACCGAAGGTGCCGGCACCGATTGAGCCACCGTAAGAAAGCTCGACGCGATTGTCGTAGCCCGACTCACTGGCGGTCAGGATCAGGCGCTGGTTGCCACCCCCGGTATTGAGGATGGTCGCCTGCACGCCCGGGTTGTCGGACGCAGAATTGATTGCATCGCGTACCTGCGACAAGGTCTTGGCCGACGACAGGTCGACCGTCGTCGAATTGCCGGCAACGGTCAGCGTCAGCGCATCGCCGGCGCCGCCACCGAAGGTCGCGGTGTCGAGAGATTCGTTGGAACCCAGCTTGTGATTCTGTGCCAGGCGGGTGACGTCGATGCTGTAGCTGCCAGAAGCGGCGCTGGACGTCGTGGATGCGGTGAGCACATCCTCGTCGGACGAAACGGACGTAAATTTGCGGAATGCATCAAAGGAACTTAGTTCCTTCATTTTGTCCTGGAACGTCGACAACACGCTCTTGAGGTTGCCGTACGCCGAGATTTCCGCACGTGTGTCGGAAATCTTGCTCTCCAAGGTGTCGATGGGCCGACGCTCGAGCGACATCAGCTGGGTCACGATGTTCTCGATATCCAGCCCTGAGCCTACGCCCGCTGCGGTGATTGCCATCGTCCTTTCTCCACCTTCCGGTTACGGAAGGAATCGTTGCTAAACTCAGGCAGAGCCTTGAAAAATCACCCCTGCCGCTTCTGCAAGTCGCTTGCGCAGGCGAACCACTTCTTCGCTCGGAATCTGCCGCACGACCTCTTCGGTTGCACTGTCCACGACCTTGACGACGGTCTCGCCGCTTTCGTTGTCGACAGAGAAACGCAGTTCACGATGCAGATCGTGTGCCAGAGTGTTGAGCTCGGAGACGACCTGGTCGAGGCTCTCGGCAGCTTCTTTTGCCTTTTCGCCTCGCTCAGCAGGATCCTCTTTCCGGGTTCCACCGACAGGTGCGACACGCTCCACCGGCTTGGTGGATTCGGACGGCACAGCAGCGGGTGCCACTGCCTTGATTGTCCCAATGTCATTGATCATTGTTCTACCCCTCACGCTGGGGGCGGTTTCGGCGAACGGCCAAACCGTTGAGCGATCAATTGCCGGGCTAGGCAGAGCCTTTATGACCCGACATCGCTCGACGGTCAGACGCCTTGCTTCACGTCCACCGCCGGCTGCCTCCGGGCGATCCGGGTGTCAGACACCCGGATCAGGAGGCAACAGCCTCAACCCGCTTAACGCAGCAGCGACAGGACGTTCTGCGGCAGCTGGTTGGCCTGGGCCAACATGGCTGCACCGGCCTGCTGCAGGATCTGCGTACGCGTCAGGTTTGCCGTTTCTGCGGCAAAATCGGCGTCACGGATACCCGAACGGGCAGCACTCACGTTCTCGACGATGTTCGCCAGGTTGCGCGAGGTGCTTTCCAGACGGCTCTGCGCGGCACCAGCGGTAGCGCGGGCCGACGAGATGGTGTCGAGGTCAGCGTCCAGCTTGGTGATCGCAGCCGATGCACCGGTGCTGATGTCGTCACTCAGGGCGGTCAGCGAGCTGACGTCGGTCAGGTTCACTGCGGTGGTCTCGCCACTCTTGTAACCGCTCTGTACGGTGATCGAGGCGCCGTCCAGCAGGGTCACGTTGTTGAAGCTGGTACGCGAGGTGATCTCACCGATCGATGCAGCCAGAGCCGCATAT
This window encodes:
- a CDS encoding cytochrome C assembly family protein codes for the protein MNINLIAFPAAVLYFIGGLSTGLRLFGAEGAWRPPRGLGIGLGFAALLLHAILLYQELFTSGGLNLSFFNAVSLAAWTVAGLLLVSALSKPVENLAIVALPIAAITVLLDLRFHGNHLLGEHVGWDLRVHVLTSMLAYSLLTLASVQAILLAVQDNHLRRHHPGGFIRALPPLQTMESLLFEMISLGFVLLSVSLVTGFVYLEDMFAQHLVHKTVLSIVAWFAFAVLLWGRYRFGWRGRTAIRWTLVGFAVLMLAYFGSKAVIELILKR
- a CDS encoding flagellar protein FliT, with translation MSVSRHQLLDDALAMSRRMAQAGEQGDWDQVIALEPERRSLLEKAFATHAPVDELVAERVRTILELDKSLMERSIEAREAIAVELSQSNKARKANNAYQAAGR
- the fliS gene encoding flagellar export chaperone FliS, with the translated sequence MSYGKKRSGIEQYGKVAAESEVAYASPHRLVQMLMEGALDKIATAKGCIERKDLEGKSRHITWAMSIVNGLRSSLDMESGGEIAANLDDLYTYISRRLVDASVQNDPQPLAESIDLLLEIKGAWDAMPEDVRQMRGSKLSADQAAT
- the fliD gene encoding flagellar filament capping protein FliD, which encodes MAITAAGVGSGLDIENIVTQLMSLERRPIDTLESKISDTRAEISAYGNLKSVLSTFQDKMKELSSFDAFRKFTSVSSDEDVLTASTTSSAASGSYSIDVTRLAQNHKLGSNESLDTATFGGGAGDALTLTVAGNSTTVDLSSAKTLSQVRDAINSASDNPGVQATILNTGGGNQRLILTASESGYDNRVELSYGGSIGAGTFGFATANKDALGATLTDLTELDAAFSVDGYALTASSNNVSDAIDGITFELKGIGSSTLTLERDTESIEASAKAFVDAYNEVINTVGDIRGDGLSSSSVLTGVARAMRSVLNTAPAGLTTAFGSLSELGITTNAKTGELEFNSDDFNDALNADFAGVAELFAHDDQGFAFRMESMMDYYLDGDGPVEGRVDSLNDRIRSMENRVDTLEGRMILKEQALRSQYAALDSLIGTLQSTGNFLTSSLSSGSS
- a CDS encoding flagellar protein FlaG; the encoded protein is MINDIGTIKAVAPAAVPSESTKPVERVAPVGGTRKEDPAERGEKAKEAAESLDQVVSELNTLAHDLHRELRFSVDNESGETVVKVVDSATEEVVRQIPSEEVVRLRKRLAEAAGVIFQGSA
- a CDS encoding flagellin N-terminal helical domain-containing protein, whose amino-acid sequence is MAQVINTNVFSLNSQRSLMNSQASMKTSLERLSSGLRINHAKDDAAGLAIAERMTSQIRGLSQAMRNVNDGVSMIQTADGAMEEISNSLQRMRELAVQASTGTVNTTDKGSLNSEYAALAASIGEITSRTSFNNVTLLDGASITVQSGYKSGETTAVNLTDVSSLTALSDDISTGASAAITKLDADLDTISSARATAGAAQSRLESTSRNLANIVENVSAARSGIRDADFAAETANLTRTQILQQAGAAMLAQANQLPQNVLSLLR